Part of the Nitrospinota bacterium genome, ATAGACTGATTTTACGTCCATAAAGACAGGCTTTTTGCCGATGTTGCACAAGTTTAGGAAAAATTCCTCTTTTTGGTTCACATACTGATCGTGGCGGACGGCTAGTACGATTGCATCAAGGTTCTTCAGGTCTTTGATATCGGTTGTCTGAATACCGTATTCAGCTTTCATCTCCTGCGGTGAGGCCCATGGATCAGAAACGAATACATTTATGCGGTGCTCTTTCATTAATTTAACTATATCCACGACCCGTGTGTTTCTGATATCACGGATGTTCTCCTTAAACGTGAATCCCAAAATCCCGACGTTTGCGCCGTTGATATCGCGTCCGCTTTCTATTAGCAGTTTCAGGAGCTTGCCGGAGATGAAATTTCCCACACTTTCATTGATCCGCCTGCTAGAGAGTATGACTTCCGGTATGTATCCAAGCGACTCAGCGCAATGCGCGAGGTAATAGGGGTCGACTCCTATACAGTGTCCTCCAACAAGTCCAGGGCGGTAAGAATGGAAATTCCATTTTGTGGATGCGGCGTCAATCACCTCATTTGTATTAATATCCAGACGATCAAAGATTAATGCAAGTTCGTTAACAAGGGCGATGTTCAGGTCCCTCTGTATGTTCTCTATAACCTTGGCGGCTTCGGCGGTCTTTATATTTGAGGCCGAAAAGGTTTTGGTTACTTTGCCGAAAATATACTCAAGTATAGATAAGGTTTCTTGGTCCTCAGCGGCCACGATTTTTGTGGTGTTTTCAATAGTATGCTCCTTGTCGCCAGGATTAATGCGCTCTGGGGAATACCCTACTTTATAATCGGTACCGCGTTTCAGCCCAAACTCACCCTCAAGGATATTTGAAGAGACAAGTTCGGTAGCGCCTGGATAGACAGTTGATTCAACGGTAATCAAGGCTGGCTTATGTATATTCTTCCCAACGATTCTCATCGCGGATTCAAGCGGGCCTAGGTCGGGAGCTTTGAAGTTTGTAACCGGCGTTGGAACAGCGATGATTACGATGGGGCAATCCGCAAGAAGTTTCTGGTCAGTTGTGAAGCTGACGTTCTTGTTGTTAAGGAGGTCGGTACATTCTCCTGTGTGATCGACACCGCGATTAAGGTCGGCTATTCGTTTCTCGTTGATATCAAAACCGGTGATCTTAAAATATTTGCCAAGCGCCATGGCAATCGGGAGACCCAC contains:
- a CDS encoding nucleotide sugar dehydrogenase, whose protein sequence is MNFTENLEAVKTKKKPIAIVGLGYVGLPIAMALGKYFKITGFDINEKRIADLNRGVDHTGECTDLLNNKNVSFTTDQKLLADCPIVIIAVPTPVTNFKAPDLGPLESAMRIVGKNIHKPALITVESTVYPGATELVSSNILEGEFGLKRGTDYKVGYSPERINPGDKEHTIENTTKIVAAEDQETLSILEYIFGKVTKTFSASNIKTAEAAKVIENIQRDLNIALVNELALIFDRLDINTNEVIDAASTKWNFHSYRPGLVGGHCIGVDPYYLAHCAESLGYIPEVILSSRRINESVGNFISGKLLKLLIESGRDINGANVGILGFTFKENIRDIRNTRVVDIVKLMKEHRINVFVSDPWASPQEMKAEYGIQTTDIKDLKNLDAIVLAVRHDQYVNQKEEFFLNLCNIGKKPVFMDVKSVYNASDMPNFLYWRL